From a region of the Drosophila virilis strain 15010-1051.87 chromosome 3, Dvir_AGI_RSII-ME, whole genome shotgun sequence genome:
- the LOC26531100 gene encoding uncharacterized protein translates to MSFFRNIRSSLASSRKSSSRDTTPVRSGSSRPASVISSRRDSTTSSTLQRGDTFILNGSDEEQQRGTESNSSTLEKKSKKSKVFSKFSTFTKRKKPPSPEEVASYEHHPSDTATNTYYKWRNDGDRMLDYDAHTDPFNFLYEQGSQKSRQSSDGMQRQPSLGSTSSGSFDSSTYRKSKTPTHLREQLEQLKTHSKDDLLEEDERDKYKTVTLNSFRKSFRERLLQQQKETPHNPAWFVEVPAPPAAAQQSAAGHRWDSKENRPDFLVFENDNYRPQSRSPLRDRPSRSATRSPVKRNETFRVAQPTLRHMSPSPTPPTPASAIRIEIKNSILPHSPGRLVPVGVAKPMPTTEYYAQRLLASSVARQTPPAGKWYRSPSQHSPTRHMGVAQQQQPQQQQQQQQQQRSSGRYQTLVQIGSEQAKLSPAPARGRAPTRVQLYGSKPSSRQQPPASTYFGGHYNAPVPASKPLTSSRQSSAGGVGVTSTNWGRREQPTSRAVHVHAPAPRRNRSPIKIPWR, encoded by the coding sequence ATGTCATTTTTTCGCAATATACGCTCGTCGCTGGCCTCGTCCAGAAAGAGCTCGTCGCGCGACACAACGCCCGTGCGCAGCGGCAGCTCCCGGCCGGCGAGCGTGATCAGTTCTAGACGGGATTCCACAACCAGCTCGACGCTGCAGCGCGGCGATACCTTCATACTGAACGGCTCCGATGAGGAGCAGCAGCGCGGCACCGAGTCCAACAGCAGCACGCTGGAGAAGAAGTCAAAGAAATCGAAGGTGTTCAGCAAATTTAGCACGTTCACCAAGCGCAAGAAGCCGCCCTCGCCGGAGGAGGTGGCCAGCTATGAGCATCATCCCAGCGATACGGCCACGAATACGTACTACAAATGGCGCAACGATGGGGATCGTATGCTCGACTACGATGCGCACACGGATCCATTCAATTTCCTCTACGAACAGGGCAGTCAGAAGTCCAGACAATCGTCGGATGGCATGCAGCGGCAGCCCAGCCTCGGCTCCACGTCCAGCGGCAGCTTCGACAGCAGCACCTATCGCAAGAGCAAGACGCCGACACATCTGCgcgagcagctggagcagctgaaGACGCACTCGAAGGATGATCTGCTCGAGGAGGATGAGCGCGACAAGTACAAGACGGTCACACTGAACAGCTTTCGGAAATCCTTCAGGGAgcgcctgctgcagcagcaaaaggagACGCCGCATAATCCCGCCTGGTTTGTGGAGGTGCCCGCGCCGCCGGCTGCAGCGCAGCAGTCAGCAGCCGGCCATCGATGGGACTCCAAGGAGAATCGACCCGATTTTCTTGTTTTCGAGAATGACAATTATCGGCCGCAGTCGCGCTCGCCGCTGCGCGACAGACCCTCACGCTCCGCCACCCGCTCGCCCGTCAAGCGCAATGAGACATTTCGCGTGGCGCAGCCCACGCTGCGGCACATGTCGCCTTCACCGACGCCGCCGACGCCCGCGTCTGCCATACGCATCGAGATCAAGAACTCCATATTGCCGCACTCGCCGGGCCGCCTGGTGCcggtgggcgtggccaagCCCATGCCCACAACGGAGTACTATGCGCAGCGGCTCTTGGCCAGCAGCGTTGCGCGTCAAACGCCGCCGGCGGGCAAATGGTATCGCAGTCCGAGTCAGCATTCGCCCACGCGGCATATGGGCgtggcacagcagcagcagccacagcagcagcagcagcagcagcagcagcagcgcagcagcggTCGCTATCAGACGCTCGTGCAGATTGGCAGCGAGCAGGCCAAGTTGTCGCCGGCGCCCGCCCGAGGACGTGCACCCACCCGCGTACAGCTCTACGGTAGCAAGCCGAGTAGTCGACAGCAGCCGCCCGCCTCCACCTACTTTGGCGGCCATTATAATGCACCTGTGCCCGCGTCCAAGCCGTTGACCAGTTCGCGTCAGAGTTCTGCCGGCGGCGTGGGCGTTACCAGCACCAATTGGGGGCGTCGCGAGCAGCCGACGTCCAGAGCCGTTCACGTACACGCCCCCGCGCCGCGACGCAATCGCTCGCCGATCAAGATTCCATGGCGATAG